The following proteins are co-located in the Mycolicibacterium goodii genome:
- a CDS encoding ArnT family glycosyltransferase, with the protein MTTSRWERVGLVTLLTVTAVLYLWHLAINGYGNDFYAAAAQAGAQSWSAWFFGALDAQDFITVDKPPAALWITGLSVRVFGLSPWSVLAPQAVMGVAAVGVLYATVRRTLAGTRHAAVGALLAGAILGLTPAAALLFRFNNPDALLVLLLVVAAYCLIRAVESAAVWWLVAVGAALGAAFLTKMLQGFLVAPAFALTYLLLAPTTWRRRAMQLLAGCAALIVTAGWWIVVVQLVPPVERPFVGGSTDDTELELAVGYNGIDRIVGNGHAVRTGVGRLFTGEVGIEIGWLLPAAAVAAAFGIHLAARRRLPRTQLAALVMWTVWLSVAAIVFGYMRGMVHAYYTVMLAPAIGGLIGCGAVWGWQRRARLDGRSWLAAMGVSATLSAAVLLHRNGFASVPLLVTLLGAASAAALGVLAGRRVAPVAAVAGAVVAVLPTAAVAVATAMTPHHGSQPLAVQQERGDGWLGDLASNRDLAGLLATATTPWSAATNGSQAAAALELASGTSVMAVGGWRGDPVPTLPEFIDDVHARRISFYVEAGRPLHGEVIRSANHTRAHTREIADWVAAHYPGVRIGSATVYRLL; encoded by the coding sequence ATGACGACCTCGCGGTGGGAGCGCGTGGGCCTGGTCACCCTGCTGACCGTGACCGCGGTGCTGTACCTGTGGCATCTGGCGATCAACGGCTACGGCAACGACTTCTACGCCGCGGCCGCGCAGGCCGGGGCGCAGAGTTGGTCGGCGTGGTTCTTCGGCGCGCTCGACGCGCAGGACTTCATCACGGTGGACAAACCGCCTGCGGCGTTGTGGATCACCGGCCTTTCGGTGCGCGTGTTCGGGCTGAGCCCGTGGTCGGTGCTGGCACCGCAGGCGGTGATGGGTGTCGCGGCGGTGGGGGTGCTGTATGCGACCGTGCGGCGCACGCTGGCCGGTACCCGCCACGCCGCCGTGGGTGCCCTGCTGGCCGGTGCGATCCTGGGCCTCACCCCGGCCGCGGCGCTGCTGTTCCGGTTCAACAATCCCGATGCGCTGCTGGTGCTGTTGCTGGTGGTCGCCGCCTACTGCCTGATCCGCGCGGTCGAGTCGGCGGCCGTGTGGTGGCTGGTGGCCGTCGGTGCCGCCCTGGGTGCGGCGTTCCTGACGAAGATGCTGCAGGGTTTCCTGGTGGCACCGGCCTTTGCGCTGACCTATCTGCTGCTGGCGCCGACAACGTGGCGACGGCGCGCGATGCAGCTGCTCGCGGGCTGCGCGGCACTGATCGTCACCGCCGGATGGTGGATCGTGGTGGTGCAGCTCGTCCCGCCAGTTGAGCGCCCGTTCGTCGGCGGGTCGACCGACGACACCGAGCTCGAACTCGCCGTGGGCTACAACGGAATTGACCGCATCGTCGGCAACGGGCACGCCGTCCGCACCGGCGTCGGCAGGCTGTTCACCGGCGAGGTCGGCATCGAGATCGGCTGGCTGCTGCCCGCGGCCGCGGTGGCCGCCGCGTTCGGGATTCATCTCGCGGCGCGACGCCGGCTTCCCCGTACCCAACTGGCCGCGTTGGTGATGTGGACGGTGTGGTTGTCGGTCGCCGCGATCGTGTTCGGATACATGCGCGGCATGGTGCACGCGTACTACACCGTGATGCTGGCACCGGCCATCGGTGGGCTGATCGGCTGTGGTGCCGTGTGGGGTTGGCAGCGCCGCGCCCGCCTCGACGGCAGGTCCTGGCTGGCCGCGATGGGTGTCTCGGCGACGCTGAGCGCAGCGGTGTTGCTGCACCGCAACGGTTTTGCGTCGGTCCCACTGCTGGTCACGCTCCTCGGTGCCGCGTCGGCCGCCGCGCTCGGCGTGTTGGCCGGGCGGCGGGTCGCGCCGGTGGCGGCCGTGGCAGGCGCCGTCGTCGCGGTGCTGCCCACCGCCGCGGTCGCGGTCGCGACGGCGATGACGCCGCATCACGGCAGCCAGCCGTTGGCGGTGCAACAGGAACGCGGCGACGGTTGGCTGGGTGATCTGGCGTCCAACCGTGATCTTGCGGGTCTGCTCGCCACGGCCACCACCCCGTGGTCGGCCGCCACCAACGGATCGCAGGCGGCCGCGGCCCTGGAGCTTGCGTCCGGCACCTCGGTGATGGCGGTCGGCGGGTGGCGTGGTGATCCCGTGCCGACGCTGCCGGAGTTCATCGACGACGTGCACGCGCGGCGCATCTCGTTCTACGTCGAGGCGGGGCGGCCGCTGCACGGTGAGGTGATCCGCAGCGCCAACCACACCAGAGCCCACACACGCGAGATCGCCGACTGGGTCGCCGCGCACTACCCGGGCGTCAGGATCGGCTCGGCCACCGTCTACCGGTTGCTGTGA
- the mycP gene encoding type VII secretion-associated serine protease mycosin — MIHKSLGVLATAGLVLLIGCPSAGAVSPPQVDPQIAPPPGTAGPAVPMMQRGECVTTSVLPGTDPGAVSPNQLALNLSGAWRHSRGAGQTVAVIDTGVRPGPRLPNVEAGGDFIESTDGLTDCDGHGTSVAGLIAGQPGPDGFSGVAPEARLISIRQNSPRFSPRTPGADTDETRAASDVATLARAVVRAADMGARVINISMVTCLPADKTIDQTELGAALRYAALEKDAVIVAAAGNNRGGVATGAACESNPLPAGTPADPRNWNGVTSVSIPSWWQPYVLSVGAVNSTGQPSGFSMAGPWVGIAAPGENIVSVSNAPDGGLSNAVPSDRDRVVPLNGTSYAAAYVSGVAALVRSKYPDLTARQVVHRLTSTAQGAARSPSNLIGAGMVDPVAALTWDLADVPLDGPDVPAGRPIAAPPEPEPRDNTPRIVAFAGTAVLALAVGAACYATYRRKDNTT; from the coding sequence GTGATCCACAAGAGCCTGGGCGTCCTGGCGACGGCCGGTCTGGTACTGCTGATCGGATGCCCGTCCGCGGGCGCCGTCAGCCCACCGCAGGTGGACCCGCAGATCGCTCCGCCGCCGGGCACCGCGGGGCCCGCGGTGCCGATGATGCAGCGCGGCGAATGCGTCACGACCTCCGTGCTGCCCGGCACCGACCCCGGCGCGGTGAGCCCGAATCAGCTGGCGCTCAATCTCTCCGGTGCCTGGCGGCACAGCCGCGGTGCCGGTCAGACCGTCGCGGTTATCGACACCGGTGTGCGGCCGGGGCCGCGTCTGCCCAACGTCGAGGCCGGTGGTGACTTCATCGAGTCGACCGACGGCCTCACCGACTGCGACGGGCACGGCACCTCGGTCGCGGGTCTGATCGCGGGTCAGCCCGGCCCGGACGGGTTCTCCGGCGTCGCGCCGGAGGCCAGGCTGATCTCGATCCGCCAGAACTCGCCGCGGTTCTCGCCGCGCACGCCCGGCGCCGACACCGACGAGACAAGGGCCGCAAGCGATGTCGCGACGCTCGCGCGCGCCGTGGTACGCGCTGCCGACATGGGCGCCCGCGTCATCAACATCTCCATGGTGACCTGCCTGCCCGCGGACAAGACCATCGACCAGACCGAACTCGGCGCGGCCCTGCGTTATGCGGCACTGGAGAAGGACGCGGTGATCGTCGCCGCGGCGGGCAACAACCGCGGTGGCGTCGCGACCGGCGCCGCATGCGAATCCAATCCGCTGCCCGCGGGTACACCGGCAGACCCGCGCAACTGGAACGGCGTCACGTCGGTCTCGATCCCGTCGTGGTGGCAGCCCTATGTGCTGTCGGTCGGTGCGGTCAACTCGACCGGGCAACCGTCCGGATTCAGCATGGCGGGCCCGTGGGTCGGCATCGCCGCGCCGGGGGAGAACATCGTCTCGGTGAGCAATGCCCCCGACGGCGGCCTGTCCAATGCGGTGCCGTCCGATCGGGACCGGGTGGTGCCGCTCAACGGGACCAGCTATGCGGCGGCGTACGTCTCCGGGGTGGCCGCCCTGGTGCGCAGCAAGTATCCGGATCTGACCGCGCGACAGGTGGTCCACCGCCTGACCAGCACGGCGCAGGGTGCCGCGCGGTCGCCGTCCAACCTCATCGGCGCTGGCATGGTCGATCCGGTGGCCGCCCTCACCTGGGACCTCGCCGATGTGCCGCTCGACGGGCCGGACGTTCCCGCGGGCAGGCCCATCGCCGCGCCACCGGAGCCCGAACCGCGCGACAACACCCCGCGCATCGTCGCGTTCGCGGGCACCGCAGTGCTGGCACTGGCGGTCGGCGCCGCCTGCTATGCCACCTACCGTCGGAAGGACAACACCACATGA
- a CDS encoding trans-aconitate 2-methyltransferase: MWNPETYLNFADHRGRPFFELLARVGAQAPRRVVDLGCGPGNLTASLAQRWPEAKLEAWDSSPEMVAAARERGVDARVGAIEEWEPAPDTDVVVSNAALQWVPSHRERIVTWAGRLPAGAWLAFQVPGNFDSPSHRAVRTVARSEAFAEALRDMPWRDAHQVDDPVDYAGLLTDAGCIVDAWETTYVHELTGATPVLDWITGTALTQVRSRLDDVAWQAYREAIIPLLAEAYPRRPDGITYFPFRRVFVVARIR, translated from the coding sequence GTGTGGAATCCCGAGACCTACCTGAACTTCGCAGATCACCGAGGGCGCCCGTTCTTCGAGCTGCTGGCCCGCGTCGGCGCGCAGGCCCCGCGCCGGGTCGTCGACCTGGGCTGCGGCCCCGGCAACCTCACCGCGTCGCTGGCACAGCGCTGGCCGGAGGCGAAGCTGGAGGCCTGGGACTCCTCGCCGGAGATGGTGGCCGCGGCCCGCGAACGCGGCGTCGATGCCCGGGTCGGTGCCATCGAGGAGTGGGAACCGGCGCCCGATACCGACGTGGTCGTCTCGAATGCCGCGCTGCAGTGGGTGCCGTCGCACCGCGAGCGGATTGTGACGTGGGCGGGTCGGCTGCCGGCGGGGGCATGGCTGGCGTTCCAGGTGCCAGGGAACTTCGATTCGCCGTCGCACCGCGCGGTGCGCACCGTCGCGCGCAGCGAGGCCTTCGCCGAGGCCCTGCGCGACATGCCGTGGCGCGACGCGCATCAGGTCGACGACCCGGTGGACTACGCCGGGCTGCTCACCGACGCCGGGTGCATCGTCGACGCTTGGGAGACCACGTATGTGCACGAATTGACCGGTGCGACACCGGTTCTGGACTGGATCACCGGTACCGCGCTCACCCAGGTCAGAAGCCGTCTCGACGACGTGGCATGGCAGGCCTACCGCGAGGCCATCATCCCGTTGCTCGCCGAGGCCTACCCCAGGCGCCCCGACGGCATCACGTATTTCCCGTTCCGGCGGGTGTTCGTGGTGGCCCGGATCCGGTGA
- the eccE gene encoding type VII secretion protein EccE, producing the protein MTVRIALASLFVVAAVLARPWQTTTERWVLGVSSAAVIVLLAWWGGMFLTTRIGRGIAIVRRNRATDTVDTDTSKATVVLRVDPAAPAQLPIVVGYLDRFGITCDKVRITHRDAGGARRSWISLTVNAVDNLPALQARSPRIPLHDTTEVVGRRLADHLRERGWTVTIVDGVDTPLPVPGKETWRGVTDDAGWVAAYRVKVDDRLDEVLAEVGGLPAEETWTALEFTGSPTQPKLTVAAAIRTTDRPPAKAALAGLTPVRGRHRPALAALNPLSTDRLEGTPVALPGAVFGSVEHEGRREAAHSNR; encoded by the coding sequence ATGACCGTCCGGATCGCGTTGGCATCCCTGTTCGTCGTCGCGGCGGTGCTGGCCCGTCCGTGGCAAACCACCACCGAGCGTTGGGTTCTCGGTGTCTCGAGCGCCGCGGTGATCGTGCTGCTGGCCTGGTGGGGCGGTATGTTCCTCACCACCAGGATCGGTCGCGGTATCGCGATCGTGCGACGCAACCGCGCCACGGACACCGTCGACACGGACACGTCCAAGGCGACCGTGGTGCTGCGGGTCGACCCGGCCGCACCGGCCCAGTTGCCCATCGTGGTCGGCTATCTCGACCGGTTCGGCATCACCTGCGACAAGGTGCGGATCACCCACCGCGACGCGGGCGGCGCCAGGCGCAGCTGGATCAGCCTCACCGTGAACGCGGTCGACAACCTTCCTGCGCTGCAGGCACGCTCACCGCGGATTCCGTTGCACGACACCACCGAGGTCGTCGGCCGCAGGCTCGCCGACCATCTGCGCGAGCGGGGCTGGACCGTCACGATCGTCGACGGCGTGGACACCCCGCTTCCGGTGCCCGGCAAGGAGACCTGGCGCGGGGTCACCGACGACGCAGGCTGGGTCGCGGCGTACCGCGTCAAGGTCGACGACCGGCTCGACGAGGTGCTCGCCGAGGTCGGCGGCCTGCCCGCCGAAGAAACCTGGACCGCACTGGAATTCACCGGATCACCCACGCAGCCGAAGCTGACGGTGGCTGCCGCGATACGCACCACCGACCGACCGCCCGCCAAGGCGGCCCTGGCCGGTCTGACCCCGGTGCGCGGTCGGCACCGGCCCGCGCTGGCAGCGCTGAACCCGCTCTCGACCGACCGGCTCGAAGGAACCCCGGTCGCCTTGCCCGGCGCCGTCTTCGGGTCGGTCGAACACGAAGGTCGGCGGGAAGCGGCTCACAGCAACCGGTAG
- the stf0 gene encoding trehalose 2-sulfotransferase, with protein MSDRPTAYLVLASQRSGSTLLVESLRATGVAGEPQEFFQYLPNTSMSPQPREWFADIEDESILRLLDPLIEGKPDLAPATIWRDYIQTVGRTPNGVWGGKLMWNQTSLLMQRAKDLPDRSGSGLLSAIRDVVGSDPVLIHIHRPDVVSQAVSFWRAVQTRVWRGRPDPFRDARAEYHPGAIAHVITMLRAQEEGWRNWFAEENVTPIEVDYPYLWRNLTEVVATVLEALGQDPRLAPAPVLERQANERSDEWVERYRRDAERDGLPL; from the coding sequence CGGTGTGGCCGGTGAGCCGCAGGAGTTCTTCCAGTATCTGCCGAACACCAGCATGAGCCCACAACCGCGGGAGTGGTTCGCCGACATCGAGGACGAATCGATCCTGCGGCTGCTCGATCCGCTCATCGAGGGCAAGCCCGATCTGGCACCGGCGACCATCTGGCGCGACTACATCCAGACCGTCGGCCGCACCCCCAACGGGGTGTGGGGCGGCAAGCTCATGTGGAACCAGACCTCACTGCTGATGCAACGCGCCAAGGATCTGCCGGACCGCTCCGGTTCGGGCCTGCTGTCGGCCATCCGGGATGTGGTGGGCAGCGATCCGGTGCTCATCCACATCCACCGGCCCGACGTGGTGTCCCAAGCCGTGTCGTTCTGGCGGGCGGTGCAGACCCGGGTGTGGCGCGGTCGGCCCGATCCGTTCCGCGATGCGCGCGCCGAGTACCACCCGGGCGCGATCGCCCACGTGATCACGATGCTGCGCGCCCAGGAGGAGGGCTGGCGCAACTGGTTCGCCGAAGAGAATGTCACCCCGATCGAAGTCGACTATCCGTACCTGTGGCGCAATCTCACCGAGGTCGTCGCGACGGTGCTCGAGGCGCTCGGCCAGGATCCCCGCCTGGCGCCTGCGCCGGTGCTCGAGCGGCAGGCCAATGAGCGTTCCGACGAGTGGGTCGAGCGCTACCGCCGCGACGCCGAACGCGACGGCCTCCCGCTGTGA
- a CDS encoding amidohydrolase family protein, giving the protein MDEITAVRGIWSELGLPGLVDVHTHFMPKNVMDKVWQYFDSQGPLIGRPWPITYRADEQQRLATLREFGVRRFTSLVYPHKPDMAEWLDQWALEFARNTPDCLTTATFYPEESAKRYVADAIDAGTQIFKVHIQVGAFDPNDPLLDEVWGTVEDAAVPVVIHCGSGPAPGEYTGPDRIEKLLARHPRLVLIIAHMGMPEYREFLDLAERFETVRLDTTMAFTPFTEAMCPFPPGDLGRLYAMGERILFGSDFPNIPYGYADALRHTVELPGVDDTWRRNVLHDNAARLFGLPPG; this is encoded by the coding sequence ATGGACGAGATCACAGCGGTGCGCGGTATCTGGTCGGAGCTCGGCCTGCCCGGCCTTGTCGACGTACACACCCACTTCATGCCGAAGAACGTCATGGACAAGGTGTGGCAGTACTTCGACAGCCAGGGCCCGCTGATCGGCCGGCCGTGGCCGATCACCTACCGCGCCGACGAGCAGCAGCGCCTCGCGACGTTGCGCGAGTTCGGGGTCCGGCGGTTCACCTCGCTGGTCTACCCGCACAAACCCGATATGGCCGAGTGGCTCGACCAGTGGGCGCTGGAGTTCGCCCGCAACACGCCGGACTGTCTCACGACCGCGACGTTCTATCCGGAGGAATCCGCCAAACGCTACGTGGCCGACGCGATCGATGCGGGCACCCAGATCTTCAAGGTGCACATCCAGGTCGGCGCGTTCGACCCCAACGATCCGCTGCTGGACGAGGTGTGGGGCACCGTCGAGGACGCGGCCGTTCCCGTGGTGATCCACTGCGGTTCGGGCCCGGCGCCCGGCGAGTACACCGGACCGGACCGGATCGAAAAGCTCCTGGCCCGCCACCCACGCCTGGTGTTGATCATCGCGCACATGGGCATGCCGGAGTACCGCGAATTCCTCGACCTGGCCGAACGATTCGAGACCGTGCGGCTCGACACCACGATGGCGTTCACGCCGTTCACCGAGGCCATGTGCCCGTTCCCGCCCGGCGATCTGGGCCGGTTGTACGCCATGGGTGAGCGCATCCTGTTCGGCAGCGACTTCCCCAACATCCCGTACGGCTACGCCGACGCGCTGCGGCACACCGTGGAGCTGCCCGGCGTGGACGACACCTGGCGGCGCAATGTGCTGCACGACAACGCCGCACGGCTGTTCGGACTACCGCCCGGGTAG